AGTCCACGAGGTCCGTCGTCTGAATCACGGACCCGCAGTACTCGCAGCTCCTCAGGTTCTCGAGGGTCGTTTCTCCGGAGATGTGGATACGGCCGCGGCACGCGGGACACGTGTAGTCCGTCACAATTCCCGCCCTCCTCACTTGGTCAACCAAGTCGTTCAAGTTCACGTGGACCTGGGTCACGACGCGCCGCCGCCCCGCCCTTCGTGTCTCGCCCGCCTCCTTCCACATCCGGAGCTGTTGGTAGATTCTGGCCGCGTCCTCGTGGTCCTCCGCTTCAACCAGGTGTCGAGCGTGTTCCAGCAGCTGGCGGCGCCGATAGTCCTCCGACATCGCGACAGCACGTCGCGCCGCAGCGGGGTGAAGACGGATTCCGCCGAAGTTGTACTCACGCCCGAAACGCCTCGGCGGATGTCCTCGCGAGATGAAGCCCCAGGCCCACTGGTCGAAGCAATTCCACGAACAGACCGTATGGTGCGCGATCGCGAATTCTCCACTCCATGGGAGGTCGAAAAAGGCCTCCGGTTGGGGGACCTGCGTGAATCCGGCGACGATCTGGCAGTTCTCACAGACGGGGGCGCCGCAGACGAAGCACCGCGAGCGCGCAAGGCCTATCCGTCGGAACCCACATCGACCGCACCGGGCCATCTCGCCTCACTCCCTGCGTACGTAGTCGTCGTCTGGGGATTGAAACGTTTCGGTGGAATGCCCGCAGCGCGTGTACGATTCGGGCGATTCAGCCCGATGCCACGTCGACAAGACGATTCGACAGCCCTGATGTGCCCTCCGAGGCGCGCGTAGGACGGACCTGCGAGGATCCGTCCCGCTCCAACCGCGGGGGGGAAAGACTTTAAACCGGCGGTCGAATTCGACGCGCCAGGAAGACGTCGCGGGGAACCTACATGCCCTGGGGACTTCAGAACCGGCTTTCGCGGATCATCCGGCCGACGGACGGCCGGACCGTCATGCTCGCCGCCGACCACGGATACTTCCTGGGCCCTACCCATAAGCTCGAGGTCCCGCGCAAGACGCTGGAGCCGCTCCTCCCTCATGCGGATGCCGTCATGGTCACGCGCGGCGTCGTGCGCACGTCGATCGATCCCGGGGCGGACGTGCCGATCGTCCTCCGGGTCAGCGGCGGCGTGAGCATCCTCAACGAGGACCTGTCGAACGAGAAGATCACGACCTCGATGAAGGAGGCGCTGCGGCTGAACGCGTCGGCGGTCGCGCTGTCGATCTTCGTCGGCGCGGCGCACGAGCACGATTCCCTCGTGAACCTCGGCAAGCTCGTCGACGAGGGCGAGGAAACCGGTATGCCCGTCCTCGCCGTGACCGCCGTGGGAAAGGAACTCGAGAAACGGGACGCGCGGTACCTCGGCCTCGCGTGTCGCATCGCGTCCGAGTTCGGCGCCCACTTCGTCAAGACCTATTATTGCGAGGACTTCTCCAAGGTCGTCGAGTCGTGTCCCGTGCCGCTCGTCGTCGCGGGCGGCCCGAAGCTCGAGACGGAACTCGACGCGCTCGAACTCGCCTACGACGCGATCCAGGACGGCGCGCGAGGCGTCGACATGGGCCGGAACATCTGGCAGTCCGCGAACCCGGTCGGCATGATTCGCGGGATCCGCGCGGTCGTCCACGAGCGCGCGACCCCGAAAGAGGCGCTCGAGCTCGTCAAGGGCCCGAGGTCGAAGAAGTAGGCGGCCCATGCGCGCCGCGATGTACTACGCGAACGACGATGTGCGGATCGTGGACCTGCCGAAGCCCAAGATCGCCGCGGGGGAAATCCTCGTCCGGGTGAAGGCGAGCGGCATCTGCGGCTCCGATGTCATGGAGTGGTACCGCAAGCCGAAGGCGCCGCTCGTCCTCGGCCATGAGATCGCCGCGGAGGTCACGGAAGTCGGCGCCGGCGTCGGCACGGCAAAGGTGGGGGATCGGGTGTTCGTGTCCCACCATGTCCCGTGCGGTTCCTGTCGGTACTGCGCCACGGGCCACGAGACCGTGTGCGACACCCTTCGCACGACGAACTTCGATCCGGGTGGGTTCGCGGAGTTCGTCCGCGTCCCCGCGATCAACGTGAAACACGGGGTGTTCGCGCTGCCCCGCGAAATCTCGGATGACGAAGCGACGTTCGTCGAGCCCTTGGCGTGCGGGATCCGCGGGCAGCGGCTCGCGGGCTTCCGTCCCGGTGGGACCGTGCTGGTCATCGGCAGCGGCGTCGCGGGACTGCTGCACGCGAAGCTCGCGAAAGCCTCCGGAGCCGGAAAGGTCATTGCCACGGATGTCGTCGAATACCGCAAGGCGGCCGCACGCAAGGCGGGAGCCGATTTGGTGATCGACGGCCGCCACGACGTTCCGACGGAGGTGAAGCGAGCGAACGAAGGCAACCTATCGGACCTCGTCATCACGTGCACGGGTGCCCCGAAAGCGGTCGCGCAGGGATTCGCATCCGTAGACCGAGGGGGGACCGTCCTTCTCTTCGCTCCCACGGAGCCCGCGTCGAAGATCGAAATGCCCTTCAATGCGCTGTGGCGCGAGGAGATCACCGTCACGTCCTCGTACGGCGGAAGCCCCCGAGACATCTGCGACGCGATCGGACTCCTTGCGGGGAAACGGATCGCAGTCGTGGATTTGATCACGCACGTCCTCCCGCTCGCCGACGCCGCCGAGGGATTCCGGCTCGTCGCGCGGGCGCAAGACTCGATCAAGGTCATCCTGCGACCCTGAGCTGGAAGCCGGTCCCGCAGACGGTTCTCGGCGGTAATGCCCGGATTCTCACTTCATCGGCGTGCCGACTCGGTTGCTGCGCCCGTTGGCCTTGGGGCTCCGACACCCGCCGGGGCCGGGGTGACCTCTTCCCAGATCTTGGTGTCCTTCGTCTCGGGCAAGTATTTCATCCCGATGAGGAGGGTCATCACCGGAATTGAAATGCACCAGATCAGGAAGAAGAAGATGTTTCCCGTCGCGACGACGATGGCCGTTGCGATGACCGGTGTGAAGCCACCGAACTCTCCGTTTCCGAGGTGGTAGGGGACCGAGAGACACGTGTATCGAATCCGCGCAGGGAAGAACTCAACGAGGAAGGCGGCGATTGGAGCGTACACCATCGTGACGTAGAATACCAAAACGAAGTTCAGCGCAATAAGGACGGGAACATTCGGCGGGTTCGCGAACGCCGCGATCCCGGCAAAGATTGGGTAATACGTCACGGCCGCGAGGAGGCATCCCGCCATGATGATTTTCTTTCGTCCGATCCGGTCCGACAGTCGACCGAAAACGATGAAGAACGGCGTGGCAAGGGCCAAGGCGACTAGAATGATGAGGGAGGCAAGCGTGGCATCCATCTTCAGCGACGTTTGCATGAAGAACAGGGCGTAGAACTGGCCGGTGTACCAGACGACCGCTTGGCCTGCAGTGGCCCCGAAGAGCGCAAGCAGGATGAGCTTCCAGTTCGCCCAATGGGCGAGGGCTTCCCGCAACGGCGCCTTCGATGTACGGCCCTCCGCCTTGAGCCGCGCGAACAGCGGGGTCTCTCGAAGTTTCCAGCGGATGTAAAGGGACGCCGCTACGAGCACCGAGGAGAGCAGGAAGGGGATTCTCCATCCCCATTCGTTGAACGCCGCGAGGCCCATGACTGCCTTGAGGATGAGAACGACTCCAAGGGCGAGAAACAATCCGAGCGTGGCCGTGGTTTGGATGAAACTCGTCCAATATCCTCGCTTCGCATCCGGCGCGTGCTCGGCGACGTAGACGACTGCGCCGCCGTATTCGCCTCCGAGCGCGAGTCCCTGGATCACCCGCAGTCCTAGGAGCGTTATCGGAACGATGACCCCGACTTGTGCGTACGTCGGCAGGAGCCCGATCAGGGTTGTCCCGATGCCCATGATTGTAATCGTGAGGAGGAAGGCGTATTTTCGACCGACGAAGTCACCGATTCGTCCGAAGACGACCGCCCCGAACGGCCGGACCGCGAAGCCAGCCGCGAACGTCGCAAGGGTTAGGAGAAACGCTCCGGAACCGGGCGCAAAGAATATCCCCGCCATCAATGTGGCCAGAGACCCGAAGATGTAGAAGTCGTACCACTCGATGAGCGTCCCGGTGCCGGACGCCGCGACGATAAACGGCATGCTGAACGTTTTTGTGACAGCTTGAGGACCCGCAACCTGCCCGACCGCCGTCGCCATGCCGCGCCAGGAATTAGCACGTCGGTAAGAGCGGGGTGTTTACATACGATATCATGTGTGTTCGTCGCACGTTCTAAGGCCGAGCG
This DNA window, taken from Thermoplasmata archaeon, encodes the following:
- the lsrF gene encoding 3-hydroxy-5-phosphonooxypentane-2,4-dione thiolase; translated protein: MPWGLQNRLSRIIRPTDGRTVMLAADHGYFLGPTHKLEVPRKTLEPLLPHADAVMVTRGVVRTSIDPGADVPIVLRVSGGVSILNEDLSNEKITTSMKEALRLNASAVALSIFVGAAHEHDSLVNLGKLVDEGEETGMPVLAVTAVGKELEKRDARYLGLACRIASEFGAHFVKTYYCEDFSKVVESCPVPLVVAGGPKLETELDALELAYDAIQDGARGVDMGRNIWQSANPVGMIRGIRAVVHERATPKEALELVKGPRSKK
- a CDS encoding alcohol dehydrogenase catalytic domain-containing protein; amino-acid sequence: MRAAMYYANDDVRIVDLPKPKIAAGEILVRVKASGICGSDVMEWYRKPKAPLVLGHEIAAEVTEVGAGVGTAKVGDRVFVSHHVPCGSCRYCATGHETVCDTLRTTNFDPGGFAEFVRVPAINVKHGVFALPREISDDEATFVEPLACGIRGQRLAGFRPGGTVLVIGSGVAGLLHAKLAKASGAGKVIATDVVEYRKAAARKAGADLVIDGRHDVPTEVKRANEGNLSDLVITCTGAPKAVAQGFASVDRGGTVLLFAPTEPASKIEMPFNALWREEITVTSSYGGSPRDICDAIGLLAGKRIAVVDLITHVLPLADAAEGFRLVARAQDSIKVILRP
- a CDS encoding MFS transporter, which translates into the protein MPFIVAASGTGTLIEWYDFYIFGSLATLMAGIFFAPGSGAFLLTLATFAAGFAVRPFGAVVFGRIGDFVGRKYAFLLTITIMGIGTTLIGLLPTYAQVGVIVPITLLGLRVIQGLALGGEYGGAVVYVAEHAPDAKRGYWTSFIQTTATLGLFLALGVVLILKAVMGLAAFNEWGWRIPFLLSSVLVAASLYIRWKLRETPLFARLKAEGRTSKAPLREALAHWANWKLILLALFGATAGQAVVWYTGQFYALFFMQTSLKMDATLASLIILVALALATPFFIVFGRLSDRIGRKKIIMAGCLLAAVTYYPIFAGIAAFANPPNVPVLIALNFVLVFYVTMVYAPIAAFLVEFFPARIRYTCLSVPYHLGNGEFGGFTPVIATAIVVATGNIFFFLIWCISIPVMTLLIGMKYLPETKDTKIWEEVTPAPAGVGAPRPTGAATESARR